The Cucumis melo cultivar AY chromosome 6, USDA_Cmelo_AY_1.0, whole genome shotgun sequence genome includes a region encoding these proteins:
- the LOC127149917 gene encoding uncharacterized protein LOC127149917 — translation MPPRRGTRRGGGRGGRGAGRGQPEAPPVAPAVDPNAPVTQADLAAMEQRYQDMLQAALAPFLAAQQNQAAPVQAEAAPVQAEAAPAQAQAAPVQAQAVAPPAPEEAQPVPVQLSAEAKHLRDFRKYNPKTFDGSMDNPTKAQMWLTSIETIFRYMKCPEDQKVQCAVFFLEDRGTAWWETAERMLGGDVSKITWEQFKENFYAKFFSANVKHAKLQEFLNLEQGDMTVEQYDAEFDMLSRFAPDMVRDEAARTEKFVRGLRLDLQGIVRALRPATHADALRIALDLSLPERADASKAAGRGSALGQKRKVETQPDVAPQRTLRSGGVFQRHRRELAAAGRTLRELPACTTCGRVHGGRCLAGSGVCFRCRQPGHTADMCPRKPFETTPPQPSAAQQGRVFATTRQEAERAGTVVTGTLPILGHYAFVLFDSGSSHSFISSVFVQHVGLEVEPLGSVLSVSTPSGEVLLSKEQIKACRVEIANRMLDVTLLVLDMQDFDVILGMDWLSANHANIDCYGKEVVFNPPSEASFKFRGAGMVCIPKVISAMKASKLLSQGTWGILASVVDVREPEVSLSSEPVVREYPDVFPDELPGLPPPREVDFAIELEPGTAPISRAPYRMAPAELKELKVQLQELLDKGFIRPSVSPWGAPVLFVKKKDGSMRLCIDYRELNKVTVKNRYPLPRIDDLFDQLQGATVFSKIDLRSGYHQLRIRDGDIPKTAFRSRYGHYEFVVMSFGLTNAPAVFMDLMNRVFKEFLDSFVIVFIDDILIYSKTEAEHEEHLHQVLETLRANKLYAKFSKCEFWLRKVTFLGHVVSSEGVSVDPAKIEAVTNWTR, via the coding sequence atgccgccacgtagaggtacacgccgaggaggtggtaggggaggcagaggagccggtcgtggccagccggaggcgccacctgttgcaccggcagtcgacccaaacgcaccggtcacccaggcggatctcgccgcaatggagcagcgttatcaggacatgctgcaagctgctttggcgcctttccttgccgcccagcagaaccaggccgcccctgttcaggccgaggccgcccctgttcaggccgaggccgcccctgctcaggcccaggccgcccctgttcaggctcaggccgtcgctcctccagcccctgaggaagctcaaccagtaccagttcaactgtcggccgaggcgaaacacttacgggatttcaggaagtataatcccaagacctttgacggatccatggacaaccccacaaaggcccaaatgtggttgacgtccatagagactattttccggtacatgaagtgcccagaagaccagaaggtgcagtgtgcagtcttcttcttggaggacaggggcaccgcctggtgggagaccgcggagagaatgctagggggcgatgtaagcaaaataacatgggagcagttcaaggagaacttctatgctaagtttttctccgccaatgtgaagcacgccaagctgcaagagttcctaaacttggagcaaggcgacatgacggtggagcagtacgacgccgagttcgatatgctgtcccgctttgctcccgatatggtaagagatgaggctgccaggacggagaaatttgttagaggactcaggctagaccttcagggcattgtcagagccctccgcccagccacgcatgctgatgcactacgtatagcactggatttgagcctgcctgagagagccgatgcgtctaaggctgccggcagagggtcagccttgggacagaagagaaaggttgagacgcagcctgacgtagcaccgcagcgaacactgaggtcaggaggtgtcttccagagacaccgacgggagcttgcagcagccgggaggactctgagagagctacccgcttgtactacctgcgggagagtccacggaggtcgttgcttggctggaagtggagtctgctttaggtgcagacagccggggcacactgctgatatgtgtcctcggaaaccctttgagacgacaccgccccagccttctgcggcccagcaggggagagttttcgccactacccggcaggaggccgagcgagctggcactgtggtgacaggtacgctcccaattttggggcactatgcttttgtgctatttgactctgggtcatcccactcgtttatatcctccgttttcgttcagcatgtgggtttagaggtagagcctttgggtagtgttttgtcggtttctactccatctggggaggtcctgttatccaaagaacaaataaaggcatgtcgggtagagatagcgaatcgtatgttagacgtgaccttgctagtgttagacatgcaggattttgatgtgatactaggcatggattggctatcagccaaccatgcaaatatagactgttatggcaaggaagttgtcttcaaccctccctccgaggctagtttcaaattcaggggggcaggcatggtatgtatacccaaggtcatctcagccatgaaggctagtaaactactcagccagggtacttggggtattttggcaagcgtagtggatgtgagagagccggaagtttccctatcttccgaaccagtggtaagagagtaccccgatgtttttccagacgaacttccaggacttccgcctcccagagaagtagacttcgctatcgagttagagccgggcactgccccaatctcgagggccccttacagaatggctccagccgaactaaaggagttgaaggtccagttacaggagttgctggacaaaggcttcatccggcccagtgtgtcgccttggggagccccagtattgttcgtgaagaagaaggatgggtcaatgcgcctttgtattgactaccgagagctgaacaaggtgacagtaaaaaaccgctaccccttgcccaggattgatgacctgttcgatcagttgcagggagccaccgtcttctccaagatcgacctgcgatcaggctatcaccagttgaggattagggacggtgacatccccaagacggcctttcgatcgaggtacggacattacgaattcgttgtgatgtctttcggcttgactaacgctcctgcagtattcatggatctgatgaacagggtgtttaaggagtttctagactcgttcgtcatagtcttcattgacgacatcctcatttactcaaaaactgaggctgagcacgaggagcacttacaccaagttttggagacccttcgagccaacaagttgtatgccaagttctccaagtgtgaattctggttaaggaaggtgacgtttcttggccacgtggtttccagtgagggagtttcagtagatcccgcaaagattgaagcggtgaccaactggacccga